The Bombus pascuorum chromosome 5, iyBomPasc1.1, whole genome shotgun sequence genome segment GTAACATTTTGATTCAGaacactttttaatttttttgtttgctCTTCTGCGCCTGATTCCTCGCTTAGGCTTGCAGAATTTTCGGAATCCTTACCACCCTTCTTCCGTTTCTTCTGAAAAAGATTAGATTGctctatataaaaatgaaaaaaaaaaaaaaaagaaaggaagaaaacgatagaaatataagaaatacatttattacttttttctttttttctttcttagattttttattttttggtttttttactttcttttctttcttttcatcctTAGAATCTTCTTCTGAACTCAATATTTCAATAGTACCATCTACTTTATTACTTCTCTTGTCTTCCCTTTTTGTATCGTTTGAGAATTCATCTATTTTAATCTCATtgttttctacttttatcttaatatggaaaattaattttagtcaattttattcttgccaagatataatgaaaatttcactGAACTTTACCTTTATTCTATCAAATAATTCATCTAACAAACGAATGCTTTCAAGTTGTCTTTgtgcttttattaatttttgaccTTCTCTGGCAATCTTCATGGACACTTTatcctcttccttctttcgaAATATAGTTATAGCTCTacgttttcgtttctcttctcgtTTTTTCTGTCTATTTTCTTTAGCTACTGCATcggcttcttcttttttcctagAGGAGATAATGTACGAAATGTTACATGGTGTTTTATTTACAGTCtccatataaatattactgcTAATTACTTTAGTTCTTCTCGACGTTTTTCTTCAGCTTCTTCTTTCCTACGAAGTCGTTCTGCTGCTAATGTATCCTGGGCTATAAGacgttttctttcaaattctcTATGTGCAACAGAACTGTCGCTCATgtgttttgttttatcaaaagtaatctatataaaataacaaatataaaaaacgacttttttaattttattattacagttGATATAACTTATGTATGTATGCCTACTTTGCAAACACACCTTAATAGAGGCTGTAAAtgctttttctccttcttttttaagAAGTTTCATACCACGCAATGCATCCATAGCTCTAACAAAATccatatattcaatatattgaatatatgcatcaaaaaatattccatcttCGTAACTaaacttatttatatttgtgcCAAGACGCATTCTAGACCTATAAGGATCAGCAGCAGGTACATCTATTCTTCTAAGTACTCCCCATTTCCTGAAGATCTTATTGATCAAGGATTCACTGGGCATAGTTGCACCATCTTCGGTGAACCATTTAACAGGTAAGCCTGTTATGTGTATAGTATCAGGCCTTTCTCCAGGTTTTAGTTCATTCATATGCTTGGCATCTCTGAAATAAGAATTCCAACTATGCCTCGTTGGAAAATCATCCTTTGTTTCTGCTGCACGGACTTTTAGCACATTGGGGAATCCAGACAAGTTCAAACGCTGGGAATCCAATCTTGCAAGCACACGCTGCAGTCTGCATCTGTCTTGCAAATCTCCTTCCAATCTGATAAATTCCAATGTACTCTTGGCTACTTTCAGAGATGCAAACTCGTCCGGTAATATAAGGGCACGGATCTTCTCCATTACTTCCCATGTTGATATTGTCTTTCCTATTTATATCGCAGttaattttctgtaaaaaCCTACTAtgctaaaaatattacatataattataaatatacatagaatttgaaacaataaaGTTGTTTCCTGTCACAAAATTTCAACATAGTTAATCGgtgcatttattaaattcattttataatccTAGAAGAATCATGATTAAAATATGCATAAATATGTTTCTAATAACATAAATAGTGATTGACATGTGAATAAAAAGTCATTTGATAAAGTTCTCAGTAATAAGAAATGacaaacataaatttaaacgaaaatataaatgtgatCTTTCTCAGTAAGTAAAAATGCAGATGAAGATAAAATACATATCATTCATGACCGTTTTACCTGCTACTTTTAGTTGAGGAAGATTAACAGAAACATTTATCTTTGCGACTGGTTTTAAGTAAAGCGCGCGTTGCGTATACAGAGGCACGATATCACTAAGATCCCTACAGCTTCGAAATTGGTTAACAACCTCAGTACTGGAATTTTCACCTACTTTCTTACCATCGctcattattaatataacgaataCTTTCTATACGGTAGAAGAACGCGATATAAAGTTACGGAATACAAGGGGAAAAGCtacaattattgttaaatatctaTCTTACGACAAAGTAAACCCAGTGAGATGAAAACCATTCAGTAGAGAGGTTGTGTATCCATTCGAAATTCATAAATCTTCCTCAGACCCAAAAAGATTCTCCTCCTTCACTTCACCGTTTAATATCGTTCTGTTCACCGCGCGACTCGACTCACTTCTCACAGATTTACTTCTCCGTTTACCGACTTAAACATTATTcaacaaaaacagaaacataCATGAACTCCATGTTCTGTCAAACTCTACCGATCGAACACTGTAAATACGAAGAGAACTTCAGAATACCGAACATGAATGGCATGAACGAAAAGATGCACACATGAGACGCATTGTATGTGATTACACATTTGCGGTCGAGTCCAAAATCGGTGCATATGTAGTAAATTGGTGTACACCTGTAGCGCCCTCTAACGTGGATATCTTATATGATAATAGGTTAAATTCTAGAGCcgcaaatttaattatatagtaCTTTAATTGTACGTAGTCGAGACAACAAACTATATATGCTAAGTTCCAACTAAAGAGAACAGATTCctaattttataggttcttgtatatactaatgTCAATTAAACTCAGCAGTTGGCCGCATGGTGCAGCACCGTAGGGTACTGTGAAACAACTAAAACTATGGGTGTGAATAATCTCTGATACCATGTGTTGCATCTTAGAGAATTTCGTTTTGTCACCAAATGGAACGCGATTGGACGTTGCACCAGGGACATACATCCAGCGCCATTTGTTTGGACGCTCAATTTTCGGTCAGTTGCATTTGGAAACTGCGGCGAGTGGTTACTGGATTGGAGGGAAAAGTGATGCGCGTTTTACTCGCGAGAAGCACGCGGATGTGATTActgcaaagaaataataaaatcgcaGTACCAAAAACAGCAATAGCACGATGCGTGAGAAATTGTGCACGTCGAATTACCGTCGTAACCCGAATAATCGCCTACCGCGTACGTAAGACTCGCTGTTATTTACGGTCGTGGAACTTCAAGGATCGATTGTTAATTTACGAGGGgagaacgaaaacgaaagggagCACAATGTCTCTGAGCGCGAGTGCGGAAAATTTAACATCAGAAGGGCAAGTAAGTGAACCatactaattaattcgcttttACATGACTCGCGTGACTCATACTGGTCTATCATCGCGTTACTGTGCACAATTAATTcgcttttattcgtttcactttttactatttattagcAGCATATAATTTCTCGAAGCTTTctacaaataacaaaaaatatatcacgCCAAAAATAAAGAAGTGATGGATATTATGTATAAGTACTTACTCAAGTTGTCATATATACCTatcaattaatgaattaattagaTTTACGATTATGTAAACATTTCATGAATTTATTATCCGTCTTAAATAActaataagaataaatttaagcttttagtataaatattttatctctaATCAATTTATTGCAATTGCATGATCAGCCACTCCCATGATCATTCCAAtattctttcctttattttctatttttctgttttcacATTGTGATTGTGCATTagaaattatgttattatcCTTCTTGCTAAATTGACATATGtttctaatatatttgaagTGATGAAAACATAAACTGGAGGAATGATAAACAAGTATATGATggatgaaattttttacatttgacAGAATAGTGAAAGGTGGAATATGTGCCTTGAATTGGCGCTTGAGGGTGAACGTCTATGTAAGGCTGGAGATTGTAAATCTGGGGTAGCATTCTTTCAAGCTGCAATTCAAGCTGGTACAGATGACTTAAGGATCTTAAGTGCAATTTACAGCCAATTAGGAAATGCTTATTTTTACCTTGGAGACTATGTGAAAGCAATGCAATATCATAAATTGGATTTGACACTAGCACGTAATATGGGAGACAAATTAGGAGAAGCAAAGTCTAGTGGAAACTTGGGAAATACATTGAAAGTCATGGGAAAGTTTGATGAGGCTATGATTTGTTGCAAGAGACACTTGGAAATTTCAAGAGAAATTGGAGATAAGGTGTGTATATGAtcaaaaaatcatatttaGTTCCTACCAgttattaaaaacaataatttcttaCATAGCTAAGCGAAGGAAGAGCTCTATACAATTTGGGGAATGTCTATCATGCTAAAGGTAAACAGGCAGGTAGAGTAGGTCATCAAGATCCTGGGGAATTCTCTGAGGATGTCAGACAATGTTTACAACAAGCTGTACACTATTATGAGTAAGAAAATTGAAGCTGTTAAGCTGAGACATAGACTGATACAcataaatcatataaattcCTTTTATAGAGAAAACTTAGAATTGATGAAGGAATTGGAAGATTCTGCTGCTCAAGGTAGAGCTTGTGGAAATTTAGGAAATACATTTTATCTTCTTGGCGATTTTCAACAAGCAATTTATTATCACAATGAAAGATTAAAGATTGCCAGAGAATTTGGCGATAAAGCTGCTGAGAGGAGGGCAAACAGTAATCTAGGAAATTCACATATATTTCTTGGTGAATTTGAAAAAGCTGCACAACATTATAAGTATGTATCTAGGTTACATTTTCTCTTCAAATCAATAAATCAATATGTAGataaacattaattattcTACTCTAGGAGAACTCTAGTCCTTGCACAAGAGTTAGGAGATAGAGAAGTAGAAGCGCAGGCATGCTATTCTCTAGGAAATACGTATACTCTATTGCGAGATTATCCAACTGCAATAGAATACCATTTGTGGCACCTTGAAATAGCACAACAGCTTAAAGATCGCGTAGGTGAAGGCCGTGCCTGCTGGTCTTTGGGAAATGCATATGCTGCAATGGGTAACCATGAAAAAGCACTACACTATGCCAATCTACATCTAAACATTTCCAAAGAATTGGAAGATCCAATGGGACAAGCTACTGCACAAATGAATGTCGATGATTTACAAAAGATTCTGGGTTTGGAAAAAGGGCAGCAagagaataataaagaaaatattgcacAAAAACTATCGACCAATACTGGCTCAAATGTTAATATATCTTCACCGTGTAGATATAGACTTAGACGACAAAGCATGGATAATCTCGATCTCATTAAggtaatttgattatttaatataattttattttacaatattacaataatgaGTTGGAGGTTTCTAAcgaaattatcatttttatttagctcACACCGGACGCAAAACTAAAAGAGCAAGCTGAATCTCAAATAGATAAAAGTAATAACGCGACACCACAACTTACtcaaaaagaagaagatagtTTCTTTGATCTTCTATCTCGTTTTCAATCTGGTAGAATGGACGATCAACGTTGTGCATTGAATATAAATCGCAATCCGAAGTTTAGAACGATAACACCTGAGGTGTGCGAGTCGGAAGATAAGTACgtgtattttgcaaaaatcattattttattcactaatagtatatattcaaatacattaattttattttcagggATGGGGAAGATTTACTAGAACTGATTGCTGGAATGCAAAGTAAAAGAATGGATGAGCAACGAGTGACGCTGCCTTACTTACCTGGCCTAAACAGTAATCAAGATTCCGACGATTCCTTTATCGAAATGTTGGTTAGGTGCCAGGTACATATCACACACTCATGTacttttcttctattaaaCTCATCATatcaaatgttaaataaattgcgTATATAGGGTTCGCGTTTAGAAGATCAGCGGAGCCCTTTACCAGCAGCATCAACGGTGCACGATGCTGAAGAGGAACACAACCAAAGATCTAATGGGACTACTCAAGCAGGGTCGACAGTGCCTGAGGAGGATCTTTTCGCTTTAATACAAAGACTTCAGGCCGGACGAATGGAAGATCAAAGAGCCTCTGGTCCTGGCAAAACCTGTTAAagcattaatatatataaatgtggGAAATCTTATGGTAATGAACCTGCTTGAAATTCTACGATTCGTTCCACGCAATTTCTCGTTGTCTTCTTTTATGATTTACGAAACAATCAATGCTTAATTTATGGATTCCGCTCATAGCCTATGAAATCATTGTACAAGTATGATTCAGACTTTAAGAAACTGCAAGGTACTATTATACCGTCCACTGACATtggtttttcattttatacgtAGAACAGCGTAACGATACCGCATTGTTACGATCATAGCATACTGATTTTGCTAAGCTGAAAACGACTTTTTTTAACTGCTTGAGTATCCATAGTACGGTGccaaattttgtatatacgAACCTATGTTGTTCGTATAACCAATCAGGAAATGTTGCACGacattaaatagaaaataactttgtattaatatttttgagatGCAAGagtatttgtttttttagCTGCGATTAGAAAGTGACTAAATAATTcacgataaaaaaattaaattgataacattataaacacTGCCAGGTTGAGTGTTTGAGTCATGCAAACATTTCTTCAAAGAACTTAAAATGTTAGTCATGAGCACGGAACGATGAAGATTTATCAATCCTGGCattattttttccatattCAGTATTGTATAATTAGATATCGATTATTTTCGTGAATTGCGAGGTACTACGTGATAAAATTGGTGCCAAAAAGAATTGATCTGTTGGAATCtgaatatatagtataaaaaagaaagaagaaattgttgGTCTTCGTTGTTTGTCTATTTTTCTGTATTCACTGTTTTCCCTATTATATATTGATAAATGCATGTGAATTAATCGAAGTTTGTAAcaagtataattataataatttataaccaatGTTACCActtctattaattatatgatGTTGTAACCAGCTTCCGTCTTTCATCTGTACTCTGCACATTCCAAGTAGATGGAGTGTTAATGGCGTATCTGTGGATAGACTGGATCGACCATGATCATCTTTAATTCCAATAGTACCTAACTACAAAACTCTATATGGATATTCCATCTTAAAACTTTCAAACAGACTTAATTACGCATAAGAGAATTCAATTTATAAGGATTCTCAAACTTATAATTTGATACAATCACTGTATCATCCTGATCTCGTTGTGTTCTAAGAACTATGCAAAGACAAATACTTGGATAAtacatttgttaaaaaagGAACGTATTGAACATTCcattaaatattccatattatatttataacctTTAAAGATATCTTACCGATAAATAACCTAATGTAAATCCTACGCGTTGTTTGTTTCTGGATATGCGGTAGGGagattattagaaataaaacgcTTCAAGGAtctaaaagagaaaacaagaagaagatTGGAACAATGCCTTAATAAgtttatgtaattctatcgacCTACTATGCGTGTATGTGTACTTTGAGGCTAAACCGTTTCATGCCTACTTATTATACATGTGTACTAAAATCTAAACTTAACTATGGAAGCGAATATGAAATTAAGCCGAGCCTGGTCAAGCGACTATAAAACTACGTTCGAGTATTGTtggagaaaaaaattattagtgTCATGTAAAAGGAAGGACGAGAACTAATTGTAATTCCTGTATGTATgaattatagtattatttttcttgttgttAAGAAAATTGTGTAACTACATGAACTTGAAACGAAAAGTGAGTTAAagaacaaacaaaaaagaagaaaaaagaaaaaaaagaagaaattcgtTCTAATGGTGTAAACGTACAAGCTCATCGTTCATAATTGTCATCATTGAAAGAATCGAAGTAACCATTGATTCGTTATTGAGTTTATATAATAACGAAAGATCAGTAATACTATTTTTTTGCAGATGTTACGTTTGTAGTACGTTCTATATCTTTAATACATTTAGTTTCTTAAGGTTCGCGATGGCATCATAGCGGACTAGGTACTAATGAGATAATATAGTTTCTTTAAATTGTACTATTTTTTTATGGAGTCTGTTTTTGACGTAGATTTACATCTCACCCTCATATagttatgtataatatagagattcaataaatatatatatatactttttccacaaattttaatatttaattattgtttgttctcaatgaacatttttatttttcacataaGGACGATCGTCTTTTACTGAAAGAAAGATGTTTCAAATATGTCTGTGATGTCCAAAAAGCCTTCAGAATCTGTATTTGAAGCTTCTTCCATAGATGATTCAACATTGTGGCCAGAATGGTCCGATGCAACGTTAAACAAGGAAAATTGGGCTCATCccaaaagtaaataataagaaaaattgttttttcataatcttgtttattgtaattttatattgattcTAGATGGACCGGATGGTTTGTTTCTCGACACACAACTTGTTCAATTACCCCCATCTTTAGTACCTCATAAGTGGATAAGAGCAAAGAATTTAGACAATCTAAATGTATGTATGCTCcttaaaaagttaatttctattatttttactcgAATTCTACCGTTGAAAGAATCAACTTTACTTAACTTATTTACAATTGTATAACTTGAATTTAGGGACAACTGACAGTATTTGTCGCTAATTCAAAGAGTCCAGACCATATCGCGAATAATAAACACTTATTACACAGTCAGGTAATCTATATTAATTCAGATATGCCCGCAGtttctaacaaaatttttcaaagtattatcgttttttttttcctatttgcGGTTTAAATTGGATGCATGCTAAAGTATTTccaaaaataatgtattttaatttatcggaTTGATCAGCTTAGTTTCTAAGCGACTTCTCCTCATATCacagaaatattaaacaacaggaattaaataataataataattaaaaagtaaagtgTCCATTCAGAAAGAATCGCAAAGCGATCCACGATTGTACGAGATCGCGGCACAATTGATCGGAGCGTACACACCGATCAAGAAGCGACCTGCTCGCAATTGAACGTGGTTCAATGAAGGGACGACTTTCAGTTCGCACGATGGTTCATTTCCGCGCTAATAAATCTCCAGTACTGCGGTCGGGATGGATTGGAAATAAGTAGCGAGAGCAGCAATTTTGTTTGGAATGGTCGGTACCAATCTTGGCAGGGCTGGATGAATGTGTATTCGATGAACAAGGCCGGCAAGGGTATGCCACATCGGCCCGTTATAAATCCAAATGGTATCCTtccaacattttattaatcatacatttttttatttcattttttcacatCAGAAGCAGATTATCCGCGACGCGAATATTGCTCGTTTCTTACCTCTCCAAATAAATTAGAGCACTCCAGCGtctattattactattttatcgTCACTAATGAGACAGCTTGTTGGCTTTATTCGTGTATTTCTAACGCGTGATGTTCGTTAATGCGTGTATCCTGAGTCTGAGTAAAGATCTAGAGATCTCTTATTATATTTCGATACGCTTAGAGATTTCTTGAAACCTAATTTCTtagatttgaaaattcgatACTTTGTGCGTTTCGACGggtttttcaatttcttaggATTTAGTGTCCCATTccatgaaaattatatttttccttcgtGAAGAAACTTTATTCCTGTGTATaaagatttttgaaaaatttgtattacgtCGAAGGCAAATACGTCGTAAGATTATATTTCTTGGGAGCTTGGCGCCGGATTCTCGTGGATGATATGATACCAGTGAATGAAGAGAAAGTACCACTTTTACCTCGAACtactaataattttgaattatggCCCATGCTTCTTTCAAAGGCTTTATTGAAATTGTGCTCTTTGACCTGGACGGACTATTACGAGATCGTAGATTTCCATCCTGTCACCTGTTTAACAGGTAATGTAATAACtaaactatttaatttatgcacttatggaaaatttaaaaatgcagaaatattcaaaacgcGTGTAATATggagaaatatgtaaaatatctatttaattagagacataaaaatatatttctcttccTCTGTCATATATCGTTTCTCTTCAATTAAATGTAGGATGGGTTTGTTTGCGATTAGAGGTAGAGTATCTGTCACCCCAAGATAAATGGGACTTTTTGAGACAGTATGCAGACCATTTCGAATGGGAAGCGGAAGTTACTGAGCAGGAAAGTCAGGGTTAGTTGCGTGTCTCctgtatttatcatttttacaatttgtatatAGTTTTAACGCTTTGTAAATAGAAGCTTCGAGGTCTAAGAAAAgtaaagaggaaagaaagtcTAAAGAAACGACGAGGACGAAAAAATCCAAGGATACGGATCTTACGAGAAGATCCAACAACACTGCTGATACGAAAAAGTCCAAGAAAACAGATCGATCGAggaaatcgaaaaataatcAGAAGCTCAGCGCTTTGATTAAGCCACAACCAGTTACTCTGTTTCTCGGTTTGAAAGATATGAATGAAGTATCTTCAGAAATTGTGCCAGAAATAGCACCATGTTGGGgccattttatttatgtagcTCAGTCACGCGATATTCCGTTGGATCCTAAAGAtgtatgttaaataatttttagaactTAGTACAACGAATATTGTGAAATTTCAACCcatctgaattttattttaatattatcgtgCAGTAGTAATATTCTAGCAGTGTTATAATTCGTAACCACTGGAAATAATgatttctctaaaaataattactttttatgaTTGAATAACAATAAGACATTTTATTCCGTTTGTTTAACtgcattaattttaatatgtggTAAACTTTCGCCCATGATAGgatatcgaaataaatgaaaaaaataaatgatataaataataggtGAAGCCTCCGTTAGCGAGATGGAAATTTTATCGTTGGTTAAAATGGGCGATCAACGAAGGAATAGTCGATCCAGTTGAATACTTCGTACCGATTCGATCCCTGAAAATAGTCAGCCCTTTGAGGAAATGCGAGGATAGCGTGATGAACAAATACATTACGACAACTATAGAGGAAGATCTTCAAGACGAAACTGTCAATGATAAGTCGAAAATAGACGAAACAAGTCAGAAAGATAGGGCTGGTGAAATgtcgaaggaagagaagaaaatttcggCAGATTTTTCAGAGGACATCAGCTTCTGGGCAGATTTTAACAAAATGGAACCTTACGTGAAAGacgtacattttttttataaactaGATTACTTTCAATACAGTATGAAACTGTCAGATCGATTTGCACCGAAACAACCAAATGATGAAAAATCTGAAACTAAAAAAGATAGTAAGAAGGGTAGCAGGAGAAGTTCACCGTCTAAAACAACCTTTAAAAACTCTGAATTCATCGACACTTATAATTGGCCTCAAAAAGTATCAAAAACCAGAAACGAGCCGCTATATGTCTTCACCGATTCGTTGGAAGAGAAATTCTTTCTCATCGACTTTGCAACGTTTCAGGTTTCCATCGAAATTGTCGAAGACGTTGACGATGAAATTGCAATCCCCAGAACCAgattaaaaggaaataaagatTGTCTAAGTATAGAAGAGCATTGTTGGTTTCGCAAGCCAGAAAAATCTATCTTCTTGGTCTCCGTTTTAACTGCTGGGACAAAATCAACCGTGATGGAAATAGATCGAGGGAGACACCTTTTACGAGTTTACTGTCACTCAGAATCCGATTGCCTCATATCTATCTCATCGGATACGGTTTTCCACGTGGGGGACAGGCGAAGGATGTATCAACTAATGTGCACAGAATCTGAAACGGTCGATCAGATGGCGAGGCACATCAGCAACTCCGTCTGTAGCGTCTATCAAGCGTTTGGCACTGAAAGATACTCGGAAGCCTTGAAGACTTACTACAAAAGCTACTTGCCACCGATTGAAGATGGAAAGGTGAGGGACAAGTTGTTCTATAATCAGATACACGACTACTTTATCGAAGAACAGGTacaattaattagaaaaatcatGCCTGAAGACGAAGTTCCAGGTATTTTACGAGCTctgagaatattttttctgaATCATACTGTTGGCTTGGAATGCTTCAAAGACGCCACGATCGTGTTGAAGAACTTGCTGAACATAACGAAAAGCTTGATTGAGAATAGAAGATACGCTAGTCAGCATCCCAcggaaaaaattattgtacaaaataaGGCTGCAGCTGTTATTCAAGCGTTTTTCAGAACGATTACCATTagaagatatttgaaaatacataatCCTCGTCACGAACAGCATAATCAAGTTTTACAGAATCTACTGAAAGTTGCagaattgtataattataataagcGAGAATCTTTAGCTAATCAGGTACTGAGGAATATATTGAAGCATCATGATAAATTACATGATATTTACTATTGTTCTAAAGACTTCGAGTACACCTTGCAAGTGCAAGAATTGAAAGGGACGTTGACAAATATCACGCCAAACCAATGGCTCCCTATTATAAGACTCGTGGTGAATGCTCAACCCCCAGAGACAGTGTTTGCCAGTATAGATTTATTTGTTAACCTACCAAAGTATAGTGTACGCATGTTTAAAAATGAGACAGGTAAAGAAATACAACGAGTGGTAAACAATGTGGTTCCAACTCGGTACCAGCATACGAAACTAGGTTACACAATCTTCTGCTATGGTTGGAGCGAAGATCAGACGTTGAAAGAGTTACCTTGGTccttaaatataattacaatgaaAGGACAACCTGTGTTCTATTTTCTAATTGACGAAGTATCGTTTCTCACGATTAACACGCCTCCTATATTAGCTatagaagaattatccaaCAGTTATATTCCTAATTCGAGAAATTGTATTTCGAAGTGGATCGTTCGAGTGGTGAAACCTAGCTTGGTCTCGTTTAGATTAAGAGTATCGTATGAAAAAGTAAGAATGAGATTAAGAGTCACGGATGAGGAAGGTCAAGTGTTGTCGCAAATAAAAGGTACTTGTGTAGTTATTTTGCCGATGGTGTATTTggaatttcgaagaaaatctACCGAAATTATGCTTCAAAGGGATAATTCTGATAACATCGATGAAGAGAATTCTAGCGAAGAGAAAGTTGATAGCAACGAAAGTAGAAGTAAGGATGATGTGATACCTCACACGATTTATCACGTAGAAGCCTCAGTGCTTGAAAACAGCTGGCCATTGACTGAAACAGAATGGAGTCTTGTATCGGAATTTAAAGTGAAACCGACAGGCTctgttattaaaaagaaactacCATCTTTTTCGAATACAGGAAGACTGTCAAAGAATGAGTCGTTAAGGTCGAGGAGAGTTTCGAAGCAGTCTGTTGAAAGTGTCCCGGCTGTCGAGTCGCCTTATTGGGTTCTTCAAGTAGTTACTGATTCTGGAAGCGGATTAAAGGTATATACCATACTTACACAACGTATTTTTTACTAATCTTAAGATTTTACAGACATTTCATATATGTAGCCACTGTTTATCTACATTGCATATGTTTTGGATCAGATAATAATTCTTCAAGATTTATaacttaatttcaaattaaataataattcctaAGCACCTTAATAACTTCCTAATGATTTTTCAGAACTTAAATTCCCGTATGTGTGCTAATAATTATGagaatgtatatgtgtatttataatatagttatattataaatcatCTATGACGATTATGTTTCCAATCAATAGATATCCCA includes the following:
- the LOC132906928 gene encoding A-kinase anchor protein 17A-like isoform X3; the encoded protein is MEKIRALILPDEFASLKVAKSTLEFIRLEGDLQDRCRLQRVLARLDSQRLNLSGFPNVLKVRAAETKDDFPTRHSWNSYFRDAKHMNELKPGERPDTIHITGLPVKWFTEDGATMPSESLINKIFRKWGVLRRIDVPAADPYRSRMRLGTNINKFSYEDGIFFDAYIQYIEYMDFVRAMDALRGMKLLKKEGEKAFTASIKITFDKTKHMSDSSVAHREFERKRLIAQDTLAAERLRRKEEAEEKRREELKKKEEADAVAKENRQKKREEKRKRRAITIFRKKEEDKVSMKIAREGQKLIKAQRQLESIRLLDELFDRIKIKVENNEIKIDEFSNDTKREDKRSNKVDGTIEILSSEEDSKDEKKEKKVKKPKNKKSKKEKKKKKKRKKGGKDSENSASLSEESGAEEQTKKLKSVLNQNVTYPSSSTAPSTLESLSYPTLYPRFPQPWYYDAPLPVIYPSLPRGISRGGRFPRGRGRGFSWRNAGNPHTLHTFNPHLYNEQYYKYFAHLVGQDYHSFDYRSSRSRSRKRSFSRSRSRSRSISRSRTRSRSKSRSRSKSRSRSRSRSRSRSRSRSKSRSKSRGKSRSKSRSRSKLRSGSRSRSRRQSRSRSRSKRRRGRSRSRSKSGTRMRSRSRRSRSKKKSRSKSHSNSRNNSKHPYRRRRERSISKVKITRAKSRSTSPKRRSRSSTWSMPKSPSRRSCSWSKGAEAVSNKTDTVQSTSIMEQETANKKAPQTFHLENITSD